A genomic window from Nicotiana sylvestris chromosome 11, ASM39365v2, whole genome shotgun sequence includes:
- the LOC104240913 gene encoding uncharacterized protein — MPINTESTPPPRIGKIGPYTVFMTPPATPNSGSAESPKNPVDSKLSPLPVQPQPVQVPPAPAEKSCPVWSPPMQYDKPSTKSHSFFGVFWNAVAKVQNAHASLDEQVAYWFGLNQSKYQWALDNYYESNGINQTEEKAKAVASKLENV, encoded by the exons ATGCCCATTAACACTGAATCTACTCCTCCTCCGAGGATCGGTAAGATCGGTCCATACACAGTTTTCATGACCCCTCCGGCCACACCCAATTCCGGTTCTGCCGAGTCACCAAAAAACCCGGTAGACTCGAAGCTGTCACCACTACCAGTTCAGCCGCAACCGGTTCAGGTGCCGCCAGCTCCGGCCGAGAAGTCATGTCCGGTTTGGTCTCCCCCAATGCAGTATGATAAACCCTCTACGAAATCTCACTCGTTTTTTGGGGTTTTCTGGAACGCTGTGGCTAAAGTTCAAAATG CTCATGCGAGTTTGGATGAACAAGTGGCATACTGGTTTGGGTTGAATCAGTCAAAGTATCAGTGGGCGTTGGATAATTACTATGAGAGCAACGGAATT AACCAGACCGAAGAAAAAGCGAAAGCTGTAGCTAGCAAATTAGAGAATGTATGA
- the LOC104240912 gene encoding uncharacterized protein codes for MAYVDHAFSISDEDMMMDGSHADSNRGPMKEIALAVSLLVFGTLGIVLGIFMAINKVGGDTAHGLFFAILGGVLFIPGFYYTRIAYYAYKGYKGFSFSNIPPV; via the exons ATGGCGTACGTGGATCATGCTTTCTCGATTTCAGACGAGGATATGATGATGGACGGCTCTCACGCCGACAGCAATCGCGGACCGATGAAAGAGATAGCTCTTGCCGTTTCCCTTCTTGTCTTTGGTACCCTTGGTATTGTTCTCGGTATTTTCATGGCCATCAATAAGGTTGGCGGCGATACTGCTCATG GGCTGTTTTTTGCTATACTAGGGGGAGTTCTGTTTATACCAGGGTTCTACTATACGCGGATTGCATACTATGCTTACAAGGGTTATAAAGGTTTCTCTTTCTCCAATATACCTCCCGTGTAG
- the LOC138882206 gene encoding uncharacterized protein — MYKKFLDILSQVRVNLPLVEILQEVPKYARYLRDIVANKRRHTEFETVALTEVCSARVQSELPPKLKDPGSFIIPLSLGKQEVGRALCDLGASLNLMPSSLFKQLGLGVLRPTTITVSLADRSLVMLEGIIEDVLVRVEKFILPANFIVLDYEADEEVPVILGRPFLATGGAIIDAREGKLKMRFDEKEVTFNVYKALKLPKHYEDLCMITVVESKGIEQSPYVNCSDPDETTELEEVVLQAECVKIIEKRARDERGDPLRACKKARLHGRKKKRKRPA; from the coding sequence ATGTACAAGAAATTCTTAGATATTTTGAGCCAAGTGCGTGTGAATTTGCCTTTGGTGGAAATTTTGCAGGAAGTGCCTAAATATGCAAGGTATCTCAGAGATATTGTGGCAAATAAACGAAGACATACAGAGTTcgaaacagttgcacttactgaagtGTGCAGTGCCAGAGTTCAGAGTGAACTTCCCCCTAAGTTGAAGGATCCTGGGAGTTTCATAATTCCTTTGTCTCTTGGAAAACAAGAAGTAGGTAGAGCCctgtgtgatttgggggctagtctAAATTTGATGCCATCCTCTTTGTTCAAGCAACTCGGATTGGGGGTGCTTAGACCTACTACAATCACTGTATCGTTAGCAGATAGGTCACTAGTTATGCTAGAAGGAATTATTGAGGATGTGTTAGTTCGAGTGGAAAAGTTTATTCTTCCTGCTAATTTTATTGTTCTCGATTACGAGGCGGATGAGGAAGTACCCGTTATTTTGGGGCGACCATTCTTAGCTACTGGTGGAGCAATTATTGATGCGAGGGAAGGAAAGTTAAAGATGAGATTTGACGAAAAGGAAGTCACTTTTAATGTGTACAAGGCACTTAAGCTCCCTAAGCATTATGAGGACTTGTGCATGATTACTGTGGTAGAATCAAAGGGGATAGAGCAGAGTCCTTATGTGAATTGTAGTGATCCAGACGAGACAACTGAGTTAGAGGAGGTGGTATTGCAAGCTGAGTGTGTAAAGATAATTGAGAAAAGAGCCAGAGATGAAAGAGGAGACCCTCTAAGAGCGTGCAAAAAGGCTAGACTTCAtgggagaaagaagaaaagaaagcgcCCAGCCTAA